A stretch of the Bacillus anthracis str. Vollum genome encodes the following:
- a CDS encoding glycosyltransferase family 4 protein, producing MDSQVIYAILASFITVLVVTPLVIKLAFKIGATDKPNARKVHQKIMPRLGGLAIFIGVAVGFVVGGLYEQRMLSITLGAIIIVIIGILDDMYELSAKVKFGGQLLVAIMIVKSGLLVQVLYIPILGDTELGWLAYPITVFWIVGITNAINLIDGLDGLSAGISSIVLATLAYMAFTSPWGTGTAIILPLALIALASTLGFLFYNFHPAKIFMGDTGALFLGYCISVISLLGLYKSVTLFSFIVPVIILGVPVFDTTFAIIRRIVNKKPISAPDKSHLHHRLLAMGFSHRKTVLIIYAFGIFFSVNAIIFSSATLWLSIILLFILIFFTEIIAEVIGLVHERYKPLISFYKKVKKRED from the coding sequence ATGGACTCACAAGTGATTTATGCCATTTTGGCATCTTTCATCACTGTACTCGTCGTTACTCCTTTAGTTATTAAGTTAGCTTTTAAAATAGGAGCAACAGATAAGCCAAACGCACGTAAAGTGCACCAAAAGATTATGCCTCGTCTTGGCGGGTTAGCGATATTTATTGGTGTGGCTGTTGGATTTGTTGTCGGTGGCTTATACGAACAAAGAATGTTATCGATAACGCTAGGTGCGATTATCATTGTAATCATCGGTATTTTAGATGATATGTACGAGTTATCTGCGAAGGTAAAATTCGGTGGACAACTATTAGTTGCCATTATGATTGTAAAAAGTGGATTATTAGTGCAAGTATTATATATTCCAATCCTCGGGGATACTGAACTTGGATGGCTTGCTTACCCAATTACAGTATTTTGGATTGTAGGTATTACAAATGCAATCAACTTAATTGATGGCTTAGATGGATTATCTGCTGGTATTTCATCTATCGTACTTGCAACGCTAGCGTATATGGCCTTCACTAGCCCATGGGGCACTGGAACAGCTATCATTTTACCTCTAGCACTAATTGCACTTGCAAGTACACTTGGATTTTTATTCTACAACTTCCATCCGGCAAAAATTTTCATGGGAGATACAGGAGCACTATTTTTAGGATACTGTATTTCTGTTATATCGTTACTTGGATTATACAAAAGTGTAACGTTATTCAGCTTTATCGTTCCAGTTATCATTTTAGGCGTACCTGTATTTGATACGACATTTGCAATTATCCGTCGTATCGTAAATAAAAAACCTATTTCAGCACCAGATAAATCGCATTTACATCACCGTTTACTTGCAATGGGCTTCTCTCATCGTAAAACGGTACTAATTATATACGCATTCGGTATTTTCTTTAGTGTAAATGCAATCATTTTCTCTAGTGCGACATTATGGTTATCCATTATTCTTCTTTTCATTTTAATCTTCTTTACAGAGATTATTGCTGAAGTAATCGGTCTTGTACATGAACGTTACAAACCACTTATTTCCTTTTATAAAAAAGTGAAAAAACGCGAAGACTAA
- a CDS encoding DegV family protein: MKTAIVTDSTAYIPKHIRDELNIYMIPLNVVFGTESYQEEAEISADDFYVKVREQEELPKTSQPAIGKFVELYEELSKDYDAVISIHLSSGISGTYQTSTTAGQMVEGIDVYTYDSEISCEVQGFYVREGARLASEGKDPKEIIARFDEMKKTMDAYFVVDDLHHLQRGGRLNSAQAFIGSLLQVKPVLYFRDKIIIPFEKIRTRKKALKRIIEIFDEQASKGVPMEAVIIHAQREEEANEWKKELEAKYPHVTIRTGYFGAVIGTHLGEGALGLGWYTK, encoded by the coding sequence ATGAAAACAGCTATTGTTACTGATAGTACAGCATATATACCGAAGCATATTCGTGATGAACTCAATATATATATGATTCCATTAAACGTTGTGTTTGGAACGGAATCTTATCAAGAAGAAGCTGAAATTTCAGCAGATGATTTTTATGTAAAAGTACGTGAGCAAGAAGAACTTCCGAAAACATCTCAACCAGCAATCGGGAAGTTTGTTGAGCTATATGAAGAATTATCTAAGGATTACGATGCAGTTATTAGCATTCATCTTTCAAGTGGAATTAGTGGTACATATCAAACGTCAACGACAGCTGGACAAATGGTAGAGGGTATCGATGTATATACGTACGACTCTGAAATTAGTTGTGAAGTGCAAGGATTCTATGTGCGTGAAGGTGCAAGGCTAGCAAGCGAAGGAAAGGATCCAAAAGAGATTATCGCCCGTTTTGATGAAATGAAGAAAACGATGGACGCTTATTTTGTAGTAGATGATTTACACCATTTACAACGTGGAGGACGATTAAATAGCGCGCAAGCTTTCATCGGTAGTCTGTTACAAGTAAAGCCGGTTTTATATTTTAGAGACAAAATCATTATTCCGTTTGAAAAGATTCGTACGCGTAAAAAAGCGTTAAAACGTATCATTGAAATTTTTGATGAGCAAGCGAGTAAAGGTGTACCTATGGAAGCAGTTATCATTCATGCACAACGTGAAGAAGAAGCGAATGAATGGAAGAAAGAATTAGAAGCAAAATATCCACATGTTACAATTCGTA
- a CDS encoding YigZ family protein, which translates to MLLQYLTIKGYGEHEIVIQKSRFICYVSRATTEEEAQEFIQKIKKQNWNATHNCSAYLIGEQDQIQKANDDGEPSGTAGVPMLEVLKKRGLKDTVVVVTRYFGGIKLGAGGLIRAYGKCTSEGINHVGVVERKLMRVMQTEIDYTLLGKIENELRNSKYAIKDIHYLENVTFDTYVEEDGKQTFTDWMIELTNGKCTITEGDMLYLEKDVI; encoded by the coding sequence GTGTTATTACAATATTTAACAATAAAAGGCTACGGTGAACACGAAATTGTTATTCAAAAATCAAGATTCATCTGTTATGTTAGTCGTGCTACAACCGAAGAAGAAGCTCAAGAATTCATACAAAAAATCAAAAAACAAAACTGGAATGCAACACATAATTGTTCTGCGTATTTAATTGGCGAACAAGATCAAATCCAAAAAGCAAATGATGATGGGGAACCTAGTGGTACAGCTGGTGTACCTATGTTAGAGGTACTCAAAAAACGCGGTTTAAAAGATACCGTCGTTGTCGTTACCCGCTATTTTGGTGGCATCAAACTGGGCGCTGGTGGATTAATTCGTGCATATGGAAAATGTACAAGCGAAGGCATTAATCATGTCGGTGTTGTCGAGCGAAAGCTAATGCGTGTTATGCAGACCGAAATTGATTACACATTACTTGGCAAAATTGAAAATGAATTACGTAATTCAAAATATGCCATTAAAGATATACATTACCTCGAAAATGTCACATTTGATACGTATGTAGAAGAAGATGGAAAACAAACATTCACGGATTGGATGATTGAATTAACAAATGGGAAATGTACAATTACAGAAGGAGATATGTTGTACTTAGAAAAAGATGTTATCTAA
- a CDS encoding LCP family protein translates to MEERYYHLQNSRIKKKRRRKFFYFLIFLFLFGSVGLYILNSYSSLMGMYSGFTREKSDLRTEDVEITKEPFTLLIMGIEDYATDGQNGRTDSIMFATVNPKTQKISLMSIPRDSRVPIVGKNKEDKINAAHAYGGEEMAIKTVEGFLKVPVDHYLKIDFQGFKGIVDAVGGVTVDVPFDFWERSDVDYYKKIEFKQGQQELNGEEALAYVRMRKQDPNGDYGRAARQRQLLAAVAQKLNSTSTVFKIKDLTAVVGKYIKTDIPISDGLALYNKLSGFDPSTIQTFKLEGEDKKIGGIYYFLPDPNGVEAVRNEIKKELGEKVSTQENTTTKTESNPSSNSNSNEKAKKETNQDKTPTDPPPSTNAHAEWIMRNQQ, encoded by the coding sequence ATGGAAGAACGTTATTATCATCTCCAAAATAGCAGAATAAAAAAGAAACGAAGAAGAAAGTTTTTCTACTTCCTTATTTTCTTATTTTTATTTGGTAGTGTAGGACTTTATATATTAAATTCCTACTCTTCTCTCATGGGGATGTATAGTGGTTTTACTCGTGAAAAGTCGGATTTGAGAACCGAAGATGTAGAAATTACAAAGGAGCCTTTTACACTCCTTATTATGGGGATAGAAGATTATGCAACAGACGGTCAAAACGGTCGTACAGATTCAATAATGTTTGCGACAGTCAATCCGAAAACGCAAAAAATTTCGCTTATGAGTATCCCTCGTGATAGTCGCGTTCCAATTGTCGGAAAGAATAAAGAGGACAAAATTAACGCTGCGCATGCTTACGGCGGAGAAGAAATGGCAATCAAAACTGTCGAAGGTTTTCTAAAAGTGCCTGTAGACCATTATCTTAAAATTGATTTCCAAGGCTTTAAAGGTATTGTTGATGCTGTTGGCGGTGTTACTGTTGATGTCCCCTTCGATTTTTGGGAGCGTTCAGACGTGGATTACTACAAAAAAATCGAATTTAAGCAAGGGCAACAAGAATTAAATGGTGAAGAAGCACTCGCTTACGTTCGTATGCGAAAGCAAGATCCGAATGGCGACTATGGTCGGGCCGCTAGACAAAGACAATTACTAGCTGCTGTTGCTCAAAAACTAAATTCTACCTCTACCGTATTTAAAATTAAAGATTTGACAGCAGTCGTTGGAAAATATATAAAAACTGACATTCCTATTTCAGATGGCCTTGCTCTTTACAATAAACTCTCTGGATTTGATCCTTCTACAATACAAACGTTCAAACTGGAAGGAGAAGATAAAAAAATAGGTGGTATTTATTACTTCCTTCCAGATCCAAACGGTGTTGAGGCAGTACGTAACGAAATTAAAAAAGAATTAGGAGAAAAGGTAAGCACGCAAGAAAATACAACAACAAAAACCGAATCAAATCCTTCTTCAAATTCTAACTCTAACGAAAAAGCGAAGAAAGAAACGAATCAGGACAAAACACCAACTGATCCCCCTCCTTCTACGAATGCTCATGCAGAGTGGATTATGAGAAATCAGCAATAA
- a CDS encoding UDP-glucose dehydrogenase family protein: MYSYIFYCIFLCEKEMKITIIGTGYVGLITGVGLAVLGHSVTCFDINDEKIERIKQGDLPIYEAGLYELIHDACENNRLTFTTSKEEAFKDAEFIFIAVGTPSLLDGTADLTYIQNACVDIGTYATKDIIVVTKSTVPVGTNGAMRGWIEETLQNRHELHIVSNPEFLREGSGIYDFFQGDRIVIGADNEEAARKVENLYSELHLKTYVTDIKSAEMIKYASNAFLATKISFINEISNICEKVGANVLDVAKGMGMDKRIGASFLNAGIGYGGSCFPKDTKALVQIAGNVAHDFRLLKAVIEVNNKQQLLLIEKAKKVINMNKKRIAVLGAAFKPNTDDIRDAPSLIMIQELINLGADIVLYDPKAIQNMKNIFGETIQYSECIDESIRGASAAFIMAEWEDIRTYPLENYVQLMREPILFDGRNCYTNEDVKKQGIDYYSVGRESIYKRDFSVIR; the protein is encoded by the coding sequence ATGTATTCGTATATTTTCTATTGTATATTCCTGTGCGAAAAGGAAATGAAAATTACGATAATAGGTACCGGATATGTTGGATTGATTACTGGGGTAGGATTGGCAGTATTGGGACATTCGGTTACATGTTTTGATATAAATGATGAGAAAATTGAACGGATAAAACAAGGGGATCTGCCTATTTATGAAGCTGGCTTATATGAATTAATACATGATGCGTGTGAGAATAATCGTTTAACTTTTACAACAAGTAAAGAGGAAGCATTTAAAGATGCAGAATTTATATTTATTGCAGTTGGAACGCCATCGTTATTAGATGGGACAGCGGATTTAACATATATTCAAAACGCATGTGTTGATATTGGGACATATGCGACTAAAGACATTATTGTTGTTACAAAAAGTACTGTTCCTGTAGGGACGAATGGTGCTATGAGGGGATGGATTGAGGAGACATTACAAAACAGACATGAATTACATATTGTATCGAATCCTGAATTTTTACGGGAGGGTTCAGGGATTTACGATTTTTTTCAGGGAGATCGTATTGTAATTGGGGCCGATAATGAGGAAGCGGCACGAAAAGTGGAGAATTTATATAGTGAATTACACTTAAAAACATATGTTACAGATATAAAAAGTGCAGAGATGATTAAATATGCATCGAATGCTTTTTTAGCGACAAAAATTAGTTTTATCAATGAAATTTCAAATATATGTGAGAAGGTAGGAGCAAATGTATTAGACGTCGCAAAAGGGATGGGAATGGATAAAAGAATTGGAGCGTCTTTTTTAAATGCGGGCATTGGTTACGGGGGATCGTGTTTTCCGAAAGATACGAAAGCGCTTGTGCAAATTGCAGGGAATGTGGCACATGATTTTCGCTTGTTAAAAGCCGTCATTGAAGTGAATAATAAACAACAGTTATTATTGATTGAGAAAGCGAAGAAAGTAATAAATATGAACAAGAAGCGGATTGCGGTGCTGGGAGCGGCATTTAAACCGAATACAGATGATATAAGAGATGCACCGTCCCTTATTATGATACAAGAGTTAATAAATCTAGGTGCGGACATAGTTCTATATGACCCGAAGGCGATTCAAAATATGAAAAATATCTTTGGGGAGACTATACAATATAGTGAATGTATAGATGAATCGATTAGAGGAGCGAGTGCGGCTTTTATCATGGCAGAATGGGAAGATATCCGGACTTATCCGTTAGAAAATTACGTACAACTTATGAGAGAACCTATTTTATTCGATGGAAGAAATTGCTATACTAATGAAGATGTCAAGAAGCAAGGAATAGATTATTATTCTGTTGGAAGAGAAAGTATTTATAAGAGGGATTTTTCCGTTATTCGTTAA
- the wecB gene encoding non-hydrolyzing UDP-N-acetylglucosamine 2-epimerase, with amino-acid sequence MTERLKVMTIFGTRPEAIKMAPLVLELQKHPEKIESIVTVTAQHRQMLDQVLSIFGITPDFDLNIMKDRQTLIDITTRGLEGLDKVMKEAKPDIVLVHGDTTTTFIASLAAFYNQIPVGHVEAGLRTWDKYSPYPEEMNRQLTGVMADLHFSPTAKSATNLQKENKDESRIFITGNTAIDALKTTVKETYSHPVLEKLGNDRLVLMTAHRRENLGEPMRNMFRAIKRLVDKHEDVQVVYPVHMNPVVRETANDILGDHGRIHLIEPLDVIDFHNVAARSYLMLTDSGGVQEEAPSLGVPALVLRDTTERPEGIEAGTLKLAGTDEETIFSLADELLSDKEAHDKMSKASNPYGDGRASERIVEAILKHFNK; translated from the coding sequence ATGACTGAACGTTTAAAAGTAATGACAATTTTCGGGACACGTCCAGAAGCAATTAAAATGGCACCTCTTGTATTAGAGTTGCAAAAGCATCCAGAGAAAATTGAGTCGATTGTGACTGTAACAGCGCAACATCGTCAAATGTTAGACCAAGTATTAAGTATCTTTGGAATTACACCAGATTTCGATTTGAATATTATGAAGGATCGCCAAACTTTAATTGATATTACAACACGAGGTTTAGAAGGTTTGGATAAAGTAATGAAAGAAGCAAAGCCGGATATCGTACTTGTACATGGTGATACAACGACAACGTTTATCGCAAGCTTAGCTGCTTTCTATAATCAAATTCCAGTAGGTCATGTCGAGGCGGGACTTCGTACATGGGATAAATATTCTCCATACCCAGAAGAGATGAATCGTCAATTAACAGGCGTAATGGCGGACCTTCATTTCTCACCTACAGCAAAATCGGCAACGAACTTACAGAAAGAAAATAAAGATGAGTCACGCATTTTCATAACAGGAAATACAGCGATTGACGCACTAAAAACGACTGTAAAAGAAACATATAGTCATCCTGTACTAGAGAAACTTGGAAATGATCGTCTTGTACTTATGACAGCTCACCGTCGTGAAAACTTAGGAGAGCCAATGCGTAATATGTTCCGTGCAATTAAGCGTCTTGTTGATAAGCATGAAGACGTACAAGTTGTATATCCTGTTCATATGAATCCTGTTGTTCGTGAAACTGCAAATGATATTTTAGGCGATCATGGCCGCATTCATTTAATTGAGCCGTTAGATGTAATTGATTTCCACAATGTTGCAGCTCGTTCATACTTAATGTTAACTGATTCTGGTGGGGTACAAGAGGAAGCTCCGTCACTTGGTGTACCGGCTCTTGTTCTTCGTGATACAACAGAGCGCCCTGAAGGTATTGAAGCAGGTACGTTGAAATTAGCGGGAACAGACGAAGAGACAATCTTTAGTCTTGCTGATGAGTTGTTATCAGACAAAGAAGCTCATGATAAAATGTCAAAAGCATCTAACCCGTACGGTGATGGCCGTGCATCAGAGCGTATTGTAGAAGCAATTTTAAAACACTTTAATAAGTAA